One Gemmatimonadaceae bacterium genomic region harbors:
- a CDS encoding co-chaperone GroES — translation MRKESKRLIVVGDRVLVKSEEGEERTKVGLYLPSTAVDSQAVQGGKIVATGPGLPMPDLADSSDEPWRQITGSQRETRFVPMQARSGDYALFFRKAAVEITFENDRYLVVPQSAILALVRDEVEFDDE, via the coding sequence GTGAGAAAGGAAAGCAAGCGTCTCATCGTCGTTGGTGACCGCGTCCTGGTGAAATCGGAGGAGGGCGAAGAGCGTACGAAGGTCGGGCTCTACCTCCCGTCGACCGCCGTCGATTCGCAGGCCGTCCAGGGCGGGAAGATCGTGGCCACTGGCCCCGGACTCCCCATGCCCGACCTCGCCGACTCAAGCGACGAGCCCTGGCGCCAGATCACCGGATCGCAGCGCGAGACGCGTTTCGTCCCCATGCAGGCCCGCAGCGGCGACTACGCCTTGTTCTTCAGGAAGGCCGCCGTCGAGATCACCTTCGAGAACGACCGCTACCTCGTCGTCCCCCAAAGCGCGATTCTCGCGCTGGTCCGCGACGAAGTCGAATTCGACGACGAGTGA
- a CDS encoding response regulator transcription factor, with protein MSHGLRSLLKPNYFVVGVVNDGREVLTEIGKHQPEILLLDLSMPHRNGLELLPDITAAYPALKVLIVTMHVDRALADLAIQKGAHGFIPKEASAEELNSAIEHVLAGKAFISPRVPKRSFRDATAVQHPALDRLTPRHLQILRLIGDGKSSTDIAEILGVSPRTIEFHRASIRKALGITTEWGLMRFAIMLPPEGQAEDTETDGRVTLDPQAMGEGDNSLSRDTPQSPPPA; from the coding sequence ATGAGCCACGGGCTTCGGTCGCTCCTCAAGCCGAACTACTTCGTGGTGGGCGTGGTGAACGACGGGCGCGAAGTCCTCACCGAGATCGGGAAGCACCAGCCGGAGATCCTCCTCCTCGACCTCTCGATGCCCCACCGCAACGGGCTCGAACTCCTCCCCGATATCACCGCCGCCTACCCCGCGCTCAAGGTCCTCATCGTCACCATGCACGTCGATCGAGCGCTGGCCGACCTCGCCATCCAGAAAGGGGCGCACGGTTTCATCCCCAAGGAGGCCTCAGCCGAGGAGCTCAATTCAGCCATCGAGCACGTCCTGGCCGGCAAGGCGTTCATCTCCCCGCGCGTCCCCAAGCGCTCGTTTCGTGACGCCACGGCGGTGCAGCACCCCGCGCTCGACCGGCTCACCCCCCGACACCTGCAAATCCTCCGTCTCATCGGCGACGGTAAGTCCAGCACCGACATCGCCGAAATACTCGGCGTTTCCCCCAGAACCATCGAGTTTCATCGCGCCAGCATCCGTAAAGCGCTGGGAATCACGACCGAGTGGGGGTTGATGCGCTTTGCCATCATGCTGCCACCAGAGGGTCAGGCAGAAGACACGGAGACCGATGGTCGCGTGACTCTCGACCCTCAAGCGATGGGTGAGGGAGACAACTCGCTTTCGCGCGACACCCCGCAATCGCCACCCCCCGCCTAA
- a CDS encoding ABC transporter permease — translation MGNRRLPALSTILAALVASGLLIFLVAPVGELVVRGGSEGIRRLGSDAELRASLLLTGGAATVATLVGVFLGTPLAYLLARRRFPGRAVLAALLDLPLVIPHPVAGIALLLLLGRDSAVGQALLLVGLRVVGTPLGIVCAMLFVSAPLYVSGAREAFARVDVRYEAVARTLGDGAGRVFRRITLPLAQRGLLASAVIMWARAVSEFGAIVILTYNPKTVGVLSYDRFTTYGLGEAIPVAAVLVLIALVPLALLRALRGSRELHAGGME, via the coding sequence ATGGGCAATCGCCGCCTTCCCGCCCTCAGCACCATTCTCGCGGCGCTGGTAGCCTCGGGGCTCCTCATCTTCCTCGTCGCCCCGGTCGGTGAACTCGTCGTACGCGGCGGGAGCGAGGGGATCCGGCGTCTGGGGAGTGACGCCGAACTGCGCGCATCGCTCCTCCTCACCGGTGGGGCGGCGACCGTGGCGACGCTGGTCGGCGTGTTCCTGGGGACGCCGCTCGCCTATCTCCTGGCTCGGCGCCGCTTCCCCGGGCGCGCCGTGCTGGCGGCGCTGCTCGACCTTCCGCTCGTCATCCCGCACCCTGTCGCGGGCATCGCCCTCCTCCTTCTGCTCGGGCGCGACAGCGCGGTGGGACAGGCGCTCCTCCTGGTGGGGCTGCGCGTGGTGGGGACGCCGCTCGGCATTGTCTGCGCCATGCTCTTTGTCTCGGCGCCGCTGTATGTGAGCGGGGCGCGTGAAGCCTTTGCCCGCGTCGACGTGCGATACGAGGCGGTGGCGCGCACGCTGGGCGATGGAGCAGGGCGCGTCTTCCGGCGCATCACGCTTCCCTTGGCGCAGCGCGGCCTCCTGGCGTCGGCGGTGATCATGTGGGCGCGCGCGGTGAGCGAGTTCGGCGCGATCGTCATCCTCACCTACAACCCGAAAACGGTGGGCGTGCTGAGCTACGATCGCTTCACCACTTACGGGTTGGGCGAGGCGATTCCGGTGGCGGCGGTCCTGGTCCTCATTGCCCTCGTCCCGCTGGCGCTCCTGCGGGCGCTGCGCGGGAGCCGCGAGCTGCACGCCGGGGGAATGGAGTGA
- a CDS encoding ATP-binding cassette domain-containing protein, with amino-acid sequence MHAVELRSIVKRYEGHVAVRSLSLEVPKGSVYGLLGPNGAGKTTTIRMLLNIIAPDEGTVLINGIPSTTNGVLDRVGYLPEERGLYKKMQVRRLLRFLAELKGVGGKEADVRIDQWLERLDLKTAAKDWGLAKVDELSRGMQQKVQFIGTLLHDPDLVILDEPFSGLDPINAQALKDTVVELKRRGKTVIFSTHLMDNAERMCDAVCIIARGEKVLDGAVSAVKAEHGAGHIALQLAGASTPAIGAVLSDPSLVARVDDSSRFFEIELAPGGDGQQLLRRLVEAGATIDRFERISPSLHQIFLQKVGAQGIEAGMSGHG; translated from the coding sequence ATGCACGCCGTCGAGTTGCGCTCGATCGTCAAGCGTTACGAAGGCCATGTTGCCGTTCGTTCGCTCTCGCTCGAGGTCCCGAAGGGATCGGTGTACGGATTGCTGGGCCCCAACGGCGCGGGGAAGACGACGACGATCCGCATGCTGCTCAACATCATCGCCCCCGACGAAGGGACGGTGCTGATCAACGGGATTCCCAGCACGACGAATGGGGTGCTGGATCGCGTGGGCTACCTGCCGGAAGAGCGCGGGCTGTACAAGAAGATGCAGGTGCGCCGCCTGCTGCGCTTCCTCGCCGAGTTGAAGGGCGTTGGCGGCAAGGAGGCCGATGTGCGCATCGACCAGTGGCTGGAGCGGCTGGACCTCAAGACGGCGGCGAAGGACTGGGGGCTGGCCAAGGTGGACGAGCTGTCGCGCGGGATGCAGCAGAAGGTGCAATTCATCGGGACGTTGCTGCACGATCCCGACCTGGTGATCCTCGACGAGCCGTTCAGCGGGCTCGACCCGATCAACGCGCAGGCGCTCAAGGACACCGTGGTGGAGCTCAAGCGTCGCGGGAAGACCGTCATCTTCTCCACGCACCTGATGGACAACGCGGAGCGGATGTGCGACGCGGTGTGCATCATCGCGCGCGGGGAAAAGGTGCTGGACGGCGCGGTGAGCGCGGTGAAGGCGGAGCACGGCGCCGGCCACATCGCCTTGCAACTGGCGGGGGCCTCGACGCCGGCCATCGGCGCCGTGCTGTCCGATCCGTCGCTCGTGGCGCGCGTCGACGACTCGTCGCGCTTCTTCGAGATCGAGCTCGCCCCGGGGGGCGACGGGCAGCAGCTGCTGCGCCGCCTGGTGGAGGCGGGCGCGACGATCGACCGCTTCGAGCGCATCTCCCCCTCGCTGCACCAGATCTTCCTGCAGAAGGTCGGGGCGCAGGGGATCGAGGCGGGGATGAGCGGGCACGGCTAG
- a CDS encoding BrxA/BrxB family bacilliredoxin has product MYDERLVAPIREDLTRIGFTELRTGAEVDAALANVSGTTLCVVNSVCGCSARMARPAVRHALEQASAKPDRLTTVFAGQDAEATERARSYFVGYPPSSPSIGLLKDGKLVYFMERWQIESRDADAIAADLVTAFETHCAKAQ; this is encoded by the coding sequence ATGTACGACGAGCGCCTCGTGGCGCCCATTCGTGAAGACCTCACCCGAATCGGCTTCACCGAACTGCGCACCGGTGCCGAGGTCGATGCGGCGCTGGCGAATGTTTCCGGCACCACGCTCTGCGTCGTGAACTCGGTCTGCGGCTGCTCAGCGCGAATGGCGCGCCCCGCCGTGCGTCACGCGCTGGAGCAGGCCAGCGCCAAGCCCGATCGCCTCACCACGGTCTTCGCAGGGCAGGATGCGGAAGCGACCGAACGCGCCCGCTCCTACTTCGTCGGCTATCCGCCGTCGTCGCCGTCGATCGGGCTGCTCAAGGACGGAAAGCTGGTCTACTTCATGGAGCGCTGGCAGATCGAGAGCCGCGACGCCGACGCGATCGCCGCCGACCTTGTGACGGCGTTCGAGACACACTGCGCGAAGGCGCAGTAG
- a CDS encoding aldo/keto reductase: MKFSTLGSTGLVVSRIALGCMSFGSRQWRSWVLEDDDAKPFFRRAVELGINFFDTADVYSLGVSEEITGRSLREYARLDEVVIATKVRLKMGDGPNRIGLSRKHIIQSCEASLRRLGVERIDLYQVHRHHAETPVEETLAALDQLVRQGKVLYLGASSMFAWQLMKALSISERNGWAKFVSMQNHYNLVYREEEREMLPLCRDQGLGVIPWSPLARGLLGGKRQRGAHGMSLRDDGDGVLADQLYDHPADWDVVDATIRVAARRGVQPAQVALAWLLSRPAVTAPIVGTTRLEQLEAAVAAVDLSLTPEECAELEAPYQPHPVRGWMDGGLVLTTQQHR; this comes from the coding sequence ATGAAATTCTCGACGTTGGGTTCCACCGGGCTCGTGGTCTCCCGCATTGCCCTTGGCTGCATGAGCTTTGGCAGCCGTCAGTGGCGCAGCTGGGTCCTCGAGGACGATGACGCGAAGCCGTTCTTTCGCCGCGCCGTCGAGTTGGGGATCAACTTCTTCGACACGGCCGACGTCTACTCGCTGGGCGTGAGCGAGGAGATTACCGGGCGCTCGCTGCGCGAGTATGCGCGGCTCGACGAGGTCGTCATCGCGACCAAGGTGCGGCTCAAGATGGGCGACGGGCCCAACCGCATCGGGCTCTCGCGCAAGCACATCATCCAGTCGTGCGAGGCCTCGCTGCGCCGGCTTGGCGTGGAGCGCATCGACCTCTACCAGGTCCACCGTCACCACGCCGAGACGCCGGTGGAGGAAACGCTCGCTGCGCTCGACCAGCTCGTGCGGCAGGGGAAGGTCCTCTACCTCGGCGCCAGCTCGATGTTCGCGTGGCAGCTGATGAAGGCGCTCTCGATCTCGGAGCGCAACGGGTGGGCGAAGTTCGTCAGCATGCAGAACCACTACAACCTCGTGTACCGCGAGGAGGAGCGAGAGATGCTCCCGCTCTGCAGGGACCAGGGGCTGGGGGTGATCCCGTGGTCGCCGCTGGCGCGCGGCTTGTTAGGCGGGAAGCGACAGCGCGGCGCTCACGGGATGTCGTTGCGCGACGATGGCGATGGCGTGCTCGCCGACCAGCTGTACGACCATCCGGCCGACTGGGATGTCGTCGACGCCACCATTCGCGTGGCCGCTCGCCGCGGTGTGCAGCCGGCGCAGGTGGCGCTCGCCTGGCTCCTCTCCCGCCCGGCCGTGACCGCGCCGATCGTCGGCACGACCAGGCTCGAACAGCTCGAGGCGGCCGTTGCGGCTGTCGACCTGTCACTCACGCCCGAGGAGTGCGCGGAACTCGAAGCCCCGTACCAGCCGCACCCCGTGCGAGGGTGGATGGACGGCGGCCTGGTGCTCACCACGCAACAGCACCGCTAG
- a CDS encoding ATP-binding cassette domain-containing protein → MIAARDLAARQGGFRLSGVSFTVSRGQYGVVIGPAGSGKTTLLETIAGIVPATGGELQLDGEDARSLAPERRRVGLVYQHGYLFPHLSVQANVAYGATDTATVEEVVRRFDLAGLRERDVVSLSGGERQLVAIARALAVRPRILLLDEPFSALDPGRRARTRREVRAIHREWGLTVLQVTHDFTEAGLLGDVAILLDQGRVLQSGPPEEVFRRPASPYIAEFLGAENVLAGTARLLEDVAPDWVDGAPPLYLGEQHAIEFTSGALTLYTVGVAPPSGTAYAVIRAEEVVLTRTPSPSSARNTFRGIVREVALLGAYARVTLDVGGVALVAALTARSVHELELRDGVEVWATFKAMAVHLC, encoded by the coding sequence GTGATCGCCGCGCGCGACCTTGCCGCCCGCCAGGGCGGCTTTCGCCTGAGCGGCGTCTCGTTCACCGTCTCGCGTGGACAGTACGGCGTGGTGATTGGCCCCGCCGGCTCGGGGAAGACGACGTTGCTCGAGACCATTGCCGGGATCGTCCCCGCGACCGGCGGCGAGTTGCAGCTGGACGGCGAGGATGCCCGCTCGCTCGCGCCGGAGCGCCGCCGAGTGGGGCTGGTGTACCAGCACGGCTATCTCTTTCCGCACCTCTCGGTGCAGGCCAACGTCGCCTACGGCGCCACCGACACGGCAACGGTGGAGGAAGTCGTGCGGCGCTTCGACCTGGCGGGGCTGCGCGAGCGCGACGTGGTGAGCCTGAGCGGAGGTGAGCGGCAACTGGTGGCGATAGCGCGCGCCCTCGCCGTGCGCCCGCGCATCCTCCTGCTCGACGAGCCGTTCAGCGCCCTCGATCCGGGGCGCCGCGCCCGCACGCGCCGCGAGGTCCGCGCGATTCACCGCGAGTGGGGGCTCACCGTGTTGCAGGTGACGCACGACTTTACCGAGGCAGGCTTGCTGGGCGACGTTGCGATCCTTCTCGACCAGGGGCGCGTGCTGCAGTCGGGCCCCCCCGAAGAGGTCTTTCGCCGCCCGGCGTCGCCGTACATCGCCGAGTTCCTGGGCGCCGAGAATGTGCTTGCGGGGACGGCGCGGCTGCTGGAGGATGTGGCGCCCGACTGGGTAGACGGGGCGCCGCCGCTTTACCTCGGGGAGCAGCACGCGATCGAGTTCACGAGCGGCGCGCTCACGCTGTACACAGTTGGGGTCGCCCCGCCGTCGGGGACAGCGTACGCGGTGATCCGGGCAGAAGAAGTGGTCCTCACGCGCACGCCCTCGCCGTCATCGGCACGCAACACCTTTCGCGGCATCGTGCGCGAGGTCGCGCTGCTGGGGGCCTATGCGCGCGTGACGCTCGACGTGGGGGGCGTCGCGCTGGTGGCGGCGCTCACCGCGCGCTCGGTGCATGAACTCGAGCTGCGTGATGGGGTGGAGGTGTGGGCGACGTTCAAGGCGATGGCAGTGCACCTGTGCTGA
- a CDS encoding M24 family metallopeptidase, with protein sequence MPHRRLLAPLATLALLTLLSTGASAQTRPFGTLREQAATQQRWLEQRMTTVLPRLMRAHGIDVWVIAMREYNEDPVFSSIVSPTTFAARRRTIYVFFDKCAAAGTADPGDGSCVERLALGGTSQGGVYKAYTAKKVIANTAGGRNAELWGDQQWLLLKEVLEERNPRVIGIDVSRTHAFSDGLSAGELEGMSAMIGKKWTARFKRAEELPLQLIASRLPEEEVVFGKMTELVHSLIARMFSNEAITPGVTRTDDLVWWWRQQVNDLGLGTWFQPSISIQRQGATGATLGANPVILPGDVLHCDVGITAMRLNTDTQHNAYVLKEGEVAPPPGLQQALANSNRFQDILFEETRPARSGNDVLRATRAKLASEGIEGTMYSHPIGMHGHGAGPIFGLWDYQDGVPGRGDAKVIPSMWFSSELQTTSPVPEWGGQKVSIAQEEDFILGADGKPRWAFKRQSQYHLVKAKVGA encoded by the coding sequence ATGCCCCACCGCCGACTCCTCGCGCCGCTCGCGACTCTCGCATTACTCACCCTGCTCAGTACAGGTGCCAGCGCGCAAACGCGCCCCTTCGGCACGCTTCGCGAGCAGGCCGCGACGCAGCAGCGCTGGCTCGAGCAGCGCATGACGACGGTGCTTCCCCGGCTGATGCGCGCGCACGGGATCGACGTCTGGGTGATCGCGATGCGCGAGTACAACGAGGATCCGGTCTTCTCGTCGATCGTCTCGCCCACCACCTTCGCGGCGCGGCGACGCACGATCTACGTCTTCTTCGACAAATGCGCGGCAGCAGGGACGGCCGATCCGGGCGACGGCTCGTGCGTCGAGCGACTGGCGTTAGGCGGGACGTCGCAGGGCGGGGTATACAAGGCCTACACGGCGAAGAAGGTCATCGCCAACACGGCCGGCGGGCGCAACGCCGAGCTGTGGGGAGACCAGCAATGGCTCCTCCTCAAGGAGGTGCTGGAGGAGCGCAACCCCAGGGTCATCGGGATCGACGTGTCGCGCACGCACGCCTTCTCCGACGGGCTCTCTGCCGGCGAGCTGGAGGGGATGAGCGCGATGATCGGGAAGAAGTGGACAGCCCGTTTCAAGCGCGCCGAGGAACTGCCGTTGCAGCTGATCGCCTCGCGACTCCCCGAGGAAGAGGTGGTCTTCGGCAAGATGACCGAGCTGGTGCACTCGCTCATCGCGCGCATGTTCTCCAACGAGGCCATCACCCCGGGCGTGACCCGCACCGACGACCTGGTCTGGTGGTGGCGGCAGCAGGTGAACGACCTCGGCCTCGGCACCTGGTTCCAGCCGTCCATCTCCATCCAGCGGCAGGGGGCGACCGGTGCCACGTTAGGCGCCAATCCCGTCATCCTCCCCGGTGACGTGCTGCACTGCGACGTCGGGATCACCGCCATGCGCCTCAACACCGACACGCAGCACAACGCCTACGTCCTCAAGGAGGGCGAGGTCGCCCCGCCCCCCGGGTTGCAGCAGGCGCTCGCCAACTCCAACCGCTTCCAGGACATCCTCTTCGAGGAGACGCGCCCCGCCCGCAGCGGGAACGACGTCCTCCGCGCCACGCGCGCCAAGCTGGCGAGCGAAGGAATCGAAGGGACCATGTACTCGCACCCCATCGGAATGCACGGCCACGGCGCCGGCCCCATCTTCGGCCTCTGGGACTACCAGGACGGCGTCCCGGGACGCGGCGACGCCAAGGTCATCCCGTCCATGTGGTTCTCCTCGGAGCTGCAGACCACCTCGCCGGTGCCCGAGTGGGGAGGGCAGAAGGTCAGCATCGCGCAGGAAGAGGACTTCATCCTCGGCGCCGACGGCAAGCCGCGCTGGGCGTTCAAGCGGCAGTCGCAGTACCACCTCGTGAAGGCCAAGGTAGGGGCCTGA